A window from Bombus fervidus isolate BK054 chromosome 12, iyBomFerv1, whole genome shotgun sequence encodes these proteins:
- the Mrps16 gene encoding mitochondrial ribosomal protein S16, with translation MPRLPLHPSSGIGITDAFYPRSIRFVRYGCANRPFYHIVVMATKSGQHKPPIEQLGTYDPMPNKYDEKLISLNFERIQYWLGQNVAVSKPAAILLGLCGFFPIHPRTYMKAWRNRRKAAAEIERNKSGESESKTETEATG, from the exons atgCCACGTTTACCATTGCATCCCTCATCGGGGATTGGTATTACGGATGCTTTCTATCCTAGATCAATACGATTTGTTCGTTATGGATGTGCTAACAGACCTTTTTATCACATTGTTGTTATGGCT ACTAAAAGTGGACAACATAAACCCCCGATAGAACAACTAGGTACCTATGACCCTATGCCAAACAAatacgatgaaaaattaatttctttaaatttcgaaCGGATACAATATTGGTTGGGACAAAATGTAGCAGTATCAAAACCAGCAGCAATATTGTTAGGACTTTGTGGTTTCTTTCCAATACATCCAAGAACATATATGAAAGCATGgagaaatcgaagaaaagcTGCAgcagaaattgaaagaaataaaagtggAGAATCAGAATCGAAAACAGAAACAGAGGCTACAGGCTAA
- the LOC139992697 gene encoding protein POLR1D — MDDETLNRLAVEALLEEAKIGAKRAEIMGPSGWIKPKESINKRFLHSTLRNVVLSNKYQLKRRSEKQLRIPESTLK, encoded by the exons ATGGATGATGAAACATTAAACAG ACTTGCAGTTGAGGCATTATTAGAAGAAGCTAAGATTGGAGCAAAAAGAGCAGAAATAATGGGACCCAGTGGATGGATAAAACCAAAGGAATCtattaataaaagatttctTCATTCAACATTACGTAATGTTGTTCTTTCaaacaaatatcaattaaaaagaagaagtgAGAAACAATTGCGTATACCTGAGAGTacattaaagtaa
- the LOC139992805 gene encoding pentatricopeptide repeat-containing protein 2, mitochondrial: MATSFRGLCRLNISLAKNAFFKNNFINAGVRCLYTERDLGVISYENTRYLFRNQFMTIENTFRDKMQEICQNEDGVIYTEDLKAMIHLAQASENDMQLLNDMLIKYIQNQEDKKYGKYVFGPVVMRMYYHLNQPQYALEAFDNDALKESFDYRTSFRILMCLLFKNNMFKEMREVYQKILDKKGIDYIGSSNVLMYAGCMKENTPEALEFALNSWQYQYDKIKPSIRSCALLSCLAIKHNRPEIALDILSTVPFSKVLSIRNLKMLAYVHLERYVQIIPFLKYGLEQNNTDNKSNPFFTDVIYELEEKLKTQDVAEGKQLLDLIEQVRKQDLIQTNYTLEEFLLRPMSYGMRMKQSMGGRRRFRNHNLYQSEDTAELKSYL, from the exons ATGGCGACCAGTTTTCGAGGACTTTgtagattaaatatttctctgGCAAAGaatgcattttttaaaaataattttataaatg CTGGGGTTAGGTGTCTGTATACGGAACGAGACTTAGGCGTAATATCGTATGAGAATACGAGATATCTATTTCGCAATCAGTTTATGAcaatagaaaatacatttcgTGACAAAATGCAGGAAATATGTCAGAATGAGGATGGAGTAATATACACGGAAGATTTAAAAGCAATGATACATTTAGCACAAGCTAGTGAAAATGATATGCAACTGTTAAATGATATGTTAATAAAGTACATTCAGAATCAAGAAGACAAGAAATATGGTAAATACGTATTTGGACCAGTTGTAATGAGAATGTATTATCATTTGAATCAACCACAATATGCCTTGGAGGCATTTGATAATGATGCATTGAAAGAAAGCTTTGATTACCGCACATCCTTCCGTATTTTAATGtgtttgttatttaaaaataatatgttcAAAGAAATGAGAGAGGTATACCAAAAAATTTTGGATAAGAAAGGTATTGATTACATTGGAAGCTCTAACGTCTTAATGTATGCAGGATGTATGAAGGAG aatactCCAGAAGCACTAGAATTCGCATTAAATAGTTGGCAATATCAGTATGATAAAATAAAGCCTTCTATAAGAAGTTGTGCATTGTTATCATGTTTAGCGATTAAACATAACAGACCTGAAATAGCTCTGGACATATTAAGTACAGTACCATTCAGTAAAGTTCTAAGTATTAGGAATCTTAAAATGTTGGCATATGTGCATTTGGAAAGATATGTACAAATAATTCCTTTCTTGAAATATGGATTAGAACAAAATAATACTGATAATAAATCTAACCCTTTTTTCACTGATGTG ATTTATGAACTGGAAGAGAAATTGAAGACACAAGATGTAGCAGAAGGCAAACAACTACTTGATTTAATAGAACAAGTAAGAAAGCAGGATCTTATTCAAACCAAT tatactttggaagaatttttacTAAGGCCAATGTCATATGGAATGCGAATGAAACAAAGCATGGGAGGTAGAAGGAGGTTTAGAAATCATAACTTATACCAATCAGAAGACACAGctgaattaaaaagttatttgtAA
- the LOC139992695 gene encoding uncharacterized protein encodes MMEDPELIALNKLKNELVAKAQNLVEKLKEQENQQEVVMLNLPRTTESGNNTKENLQRQYTHILCNVSCGVSGITFKDTDKKWLHDNVYKYTTCLKTKALNLYVELTVKLEDEKEFEICDITCHFINIDKCYMLEIESWVQNMTRMKNFSLLTSAISQYSEENMVRKRILDKLNNGKYVSCKQCKEENGGILVYIHSTENVKQVYLILQWSVLFSERYWKMEHHFVINPEKTDNICNQHFPVTAKFAQENQSLLQKFCKPNLTKENVIDLWDDLCSVIDMYEDSNQSEINDDME; translated from the exons ATGATGGAAGATCCTGAATTGATtgcattaaataaattaaaaaatgagcTTGTTGCAAAAGCACAGAACTtagttgaaaaattaaaagaacaagAAAATCAGCAAGAAGTTGTTATGTTAaa TTTGCCAAGGACTACAGAATCTGGTAATAacacaaaagaaaatttacaaagacaatatacacatatactaTGTAATGTTTCTTGTGGAGTCTCTGGTATAACATTTAAAGATACAGATAAGAAATGGTTACATGATAATGTCTATAAATATACAACTTGTTTGAAAACGAAAGCTTTAAATTTATACGTAGAGTTAACAGTAAAATTGGAG GATGAAaaggaatttgaaatttgtgaTATAACatgtcattttataaatattgataaatgTTATATGTTGGAGATTGAATCTTGGGTACAAAATATGACTAGAATGAAAAACTTTTCACTTCTTACATCTG CAATTTCACAATACAGTGAGGAAAACATGGTAAGAAAAAGGATACTTGATAAGTTGAATAATGGGAAGTATGTAAGTTGTAAACAgtgtaaagaagaaaatggtgGAATTTTAGTATATATACATTCAACTGAAAACGTAAAGCAGGTGTATTTAATACTTCAATGGTCAGTATTGTTTTCGGAGCGTTATTGGAAAATGGAGCATCATTTTGTCATAAATCCTGAAAAAACtgataatatatgtaatcaGCACTTTCCTGTTACTGCCAAGTTTGCACAAGAAAATCAATCTTTGCTGCAAAAGTTTTGCAAACCAAACcttacaaaagaaaatgtcATTGACTTATGGGATGATCTATGTTCTGTTATTGATATGTATGAAGATAGTAATCAATCGGAAATTAATGATGATATggagtaa